In Juglans regia cultivar Chandler chromosome 13, Walnut 2.0, whole genome shotgun sequence, the following proteins share a genomic window:
- the LOC109007032 gene encoding DExH-box ATP-dependent RNA helicase DExH9, with translation MEALMGSSKRKLADDIQAEALLPQKRHLRENDLVVADDGEPVACLHDVSFPEGYVPAARTPSSSAEPPAKVFEFTLDPFQSEAIKCLENGESVTVSAHTSAGKTVVALYAIAMSLRNKQRVIYTSPIKALSNQKYREFKEEFSDVGLMTGDVTIEPNASCLVMTTEIWRSMQYKGSEITREVAWIIFDEVHYMRDRERGVVWEESIVMAPKNSRFVFLSATVPNAKEFADWVAKVHQQPCHIVYTDYRPTPLQHYIFPSGGDGLYLVVDEKGKFREDSFQKSLNALVPASEGVKKKENGKWQKGITIGRVGEESDIFKMVKMIIQRQYDPVILFSFSKRECEFLAMQMAKLDLNGDDEKVNVETIFWSAMDILSDDDKKLPQVSNILPLLKRGIGVHHSGLLPILKEVIEILFQEGLIKCLFATETFSIGLNMPAKTVVFTNVRKFDGDKFRWISSGEYIQMSGRAGRRGIDKRGICILMVDEKLEPSTAKMMLKGNADCLNSAFHLSYNMILNQMRCEDGDPENLLRNSFYQFQADRAIPSLEKQVKDLGEERNSIIIEEEDSLKNYYDLLQQYRSLKKDVRDIVFSPKYCLPFLQARRLVCIECSRSEEVSPSFSIKDPVTWGVIINFERVKSVSEDDANRKPEDGDYIVDILTRCVVSKDGIAKKTIKIVPLKEPGEPVVVSVPISQIISLSSILMVIPKDLLPLETRENTLKKVSEVISRFAEKGVPLLDPEEDLKIQSSSYRKAARRIEALESLFDKHEIAKSPLIEQKLKVFHMKQELAAKIKLLKKTIRSSTVLAFKDEFKARKRALRRLGYVTNEDVVELKGRVACEISSADELTLSELMFNGVLKDITVEEIVSLLSCFVWQEKLQNAPKPREELDSLFVQLQDIARRVAKVQLECKVQIDVENFVSSFRPDIMEAVYAWAKGSKFYEIMEITQVFEGSLIRAIRRLEEVLQQLIQAAKSIGETELVSKFEEAVSKIKRDIVFAASLYL, from the exons ATGGAAGCTCTAATGGGATCTTCCAAGCGAAAGCTGGCAGACGATATACAAGCGGAGGCTCTGCTTCCACAGAAACGACATCTGAGAGAGAACGATTTAGTGGTGGCCGACGACGGAGAACCCGTCGCCTGTTTACACGACGTGTCGTTTCCGGAAGGCTATGTTCCTGCTGCTCGAACTCCCTCCTCTTCAGCGGAACCTCCTGCAAAAGTCTTTGAATTCACTCTGGACCCTTTCCAGTCCGAAGCCATTAAATGCCTCGAGAACGGGGAGTCCGTCACg GTGTCAGCCCATACTTCTGCTGGAAAAACTGTTGTAGCATTGTATGCTATTGCTATGTCATTGCGGAATAAGCAACGGGTAATATACACTTCACCAATCAAGGCACTCAGCAACCAAAAATATAGGGAGTTTAAAGAAGAGTTTTCAGATGTGGGTTTGATGACCGGTGATGTGACGATTGAACCCAATGCTTCTTGCTTG GTAATGACAACAGAAATATGGCGTAGTATGCAGTACAAAGGATCTGAAATTACACGGGAGGTTGCTTGGATTATTTTTGATGAGGTACATTACATGCGTGACCGTGAAAGAGGGGTAGTTTGGGAAGAGAGCATTGTTATGGCTCCGAAGAACTCTCGATTTGTATTCCTCTCAGCAACTGTGCCTAATGCAAAGGAATTTGCTGATTGGGTTGCAAAG GTTCACCAACAACCATGTCACATTGTTTATACTGATTATAGGCCAACACCTCTTCAGCATTATATTTTTCCTTCTGGTGGTGATGGTCTATACTTGGTGGTGGATGAAAAGGGAAAATTCCGTGAGGATAGCTTTCAGAAATCTTTAAATGCACTTGTTCCTGCTAGCGAGGGTGTCAAGAAAAAGGAGAATGGAAAGTGGCAAAAGGGTATAACCATAGGCAGAGTTGGTGAAGAAAGTGACATCTTCAAGATGGTGAAAATGATCATTCAGCGTCAATATGATCCCGTTATACTATTCAGCTTTAGCAAAAGGGAATGTGAGTTTCTTGCAATGCAG ATGGCAAAATTGGATCTGAATGGGGATGACGAGAAAGTGAATGTAGAAACTATTTTTTGGAGTGCAATGGATATTCTTTCAGATGACGATAAGAAGCTTCCTCAG GTTTCTAATATTTTACCCCTTCTGAAACGTGGGATTGGGGTGCATCATTCTGGCTTGCTTCCCATTTTGAAGGAAGTTATTGAGATATTATTCCAGGAAGGATTGATCAAG TGCTTGTTTGCCACAGAGACCTTCAGCATAGGTTTGAATATGCCTGCTAAAACTGTGGTATTTACAAATGTCCGTAAATTTGATGGGGATAAGTTCAGATGGATTTCCAGTGGAGAATATATACAGATGAGTGGCCGTGCTGGTCGTCGAGGTATCGATAAACGTGGAATATGCATCCTTATGGTTGACGAGAAACTGGAACCTTCTACGGCTAAGATGATGCTCAAAGGAAATGCCGATTGTTTGAACAG TGCCTTCCATTTAAGCTACAATATGATTTTGAATCAAATGCGTTGTGAAGATGGAGATCCTGAAAATTTGCTTCGTAATTCATTCTACCAGTTCCAAGCTGACCGTGCCATTCCAAGTCTTG AGAAACAAGTAAAGGATCTTGGAGAAGAGAGGAATTCAATTataattgaagaagaagatagttTAAAGAATTATTATGATCTGCTACAGCAGTACAGAAGCTTGAAGAAGGATGTTCGTGATATTGTGTTCTCTCCAAAGTACTGCTTACCTTTCTTGCAGGCTAGAAGGCTCGTGTGTATTGAATGCTCTAGATCTGAAGAAGTTTCCCCATCTTTCTCTATCAAGGACCCGGTCACATGGGGAGtgataataaattttgaaagagTAAAAAGTGTATCTGAAG ATGATGCAAATAGAAAGCCCGAAGATGGAGACTACATAGTGGATATTCTTACAAGATGTGTCGTGAGCAAAGATGGAATTGCGAAAAAAACCATTAAGATTGTCCCATTGAAAGAGCCTGGAGAACCTGTTGTTGTTTCTGTTCCTATCTCCCAG ATTATTAGTTTGAGTAGTATTCTTATGGTCATACCAAAGGATCTATTGCCCTTGGAAACTCGAGAAAACACACTGAAGAAGGTTTCTGAAGTTATTTCAAGATTTGCAGAAAAAGGGGTACCTCTTCTAGATCCAGAAGAAGATCTGAAG ATTCAAAGCAGCTCATACAGAAAAGCAGCTCGTAGAATAGAGGCTCTAGAGAGCCTTTTTGACAAGCATGAAATTGCTAAATCTCCCCTTATTGAACAAAAGCTCAAAGTTTTCCACATGAAGCAAGAATTGGCTGCTAAGATCAAGTTGCTTAAGAAGACAATACGCTCTTCCACTGTGTTGGCCTTTAAAGATGAATTCAAGGCTAGAAAACGGGCACTTCGGAGGCTAGG ATATGTCACAAATGAAGATGTTGTGGAGTTGAAAGGGAGAGTTGCTTGTGAAATCAGTAGTGCGGATGAGTTGACCCTATCAGAGCTTATGTTTAATGGGGTTTTAAAGGACATAACGGTGGAAGAGATAGTTTCTCTCCTTTCTTGCTTTGTCTGGCAGGAGAAACTTCAAAATGCTCCAAAGCCTAGGGAAGAACTTGACTCACTCTTTGTACAGTTACAAGATATAGCTCGTAGGGTTGCCAAAGTTCAGCTTGAGTGCAAG GTCCAAATTGATGTGGAGAACTTTGTGAGTTCGTTTCGGCCAGATATCATGGAGGCTGTGTATGCTTGGGCAAAAGGATCCAAGTTCTATGAGATCATGGAAATTACACAGGTTTTCGAGGGCAGCTTGATCAGGGCAATTCGTAGACTGGAGGAAGTTCTTCAGCAGCTCATACAAGCAGCAAAGTCTATTGGAGAAACTGAGCTTGTATCCAAATTTGAAGAGGCTGTTTCCAAGATCAAGAGGGATATCGTCTTTGCAGCATCTCTCTACTTGTAG
- the LOC109007030 gene encoding kinetochore protein NUF2 homolog: MSKFEYPIMSRGEIVAILAESQIANISEHDLFNPNPDLISELYTRLLFHIDALHEEDHGQLEFAALEQLENPDFHVESARIMKLYNRIKEVLASTDCPKRFTLKDLIRPDTERTEFFLSAILNFGLHRRAKLDFLRPIVDEVNLLEEQQREWEAKISQLNAEIEDYNEARERELPLVQEVDAKVKELRQTIAGLNNHQMSLRASFRKLKEKTGEMDEKISNAEFVLVQSVQENANLRSKIVQSPEKLQRALEEKKSAREVAKNAEKIAIQSYQDKNAIVELYTKVFKKMFKHFTQMQAIQEQVNSAKSIEKDFKALKAKLSEEGMLDKSLEAKLVERQGKVEQLDELRKQLEKERDLKCEEATKEFNNTKLEVESRRRDLEARQRNVEAVVVEVDAINSRANSVKESGAAKVQELIKKSEEIVKEFHHYAKSIEVLLPTIEAESNFD, from the exons ATGTCGAAGTTCGAGTACCCGATCATGTCGCGCGGTGAGATAGTGGCAATCTTGGCGGAGTCCCAGATCGCCAACATATCCGAGCACGATCTCTTTAACCCCAACCCGGATTTAATCTCCGAGCTCTACACCCGTCTCCTCTTCCACATCGACGCTCTCCATGA GGAAGATCATGGGCAACTGGAGTTTGCAGCGCTTGAGCAGCTTGAGAACCCGGACTTCCATGTTGAATCTGCTCGGATTATGAAGCTGTACAACAGGATAAAGGAGGTGCTAGCCTCAACAGATTGCCCTAAGAGATTTACCCTCAAAGACCTGATAAGACCGGATACCGAAAGGACTGAATTTTTCCTCAGTGCAATTCTCAATTTTGGTCTTCACAG ACGGGCAAAACTGGATTTTTTACGTCCAATTGTGGATGAAGTGAACCTTCTGGAGGAGCAGCAAAGAGAGTGGGAGGCTAAGATATCTCAG TTGAATGCAGAGATTGAGGACTACAATGAAGCAAGAGAGAGGGAGTTGCCCCTTGTTCAGGAGGTAGATGCAAAAGTTAAAGAATTGCGTCAAACCATTGCAGGACTTAACAATCACCAGATGTCATTGAGAGCTTCTTTTCGCAAGCTGAAGGAGAAGACTGGAGAAATGGATGAGAAG ATTTCCAATGCTGAGTTTGTTCTAGTGCAAAGTGTTCAAGAAAATGCAAACTTACGTTCGAAAATTGTACAATCTCCAGAAAAGTTGCAG AGGGCTTTAGAGGAGAAGAAATCAGCTCGGGAGGTGGCAAAGAACGctgaaaaaatagcaatacaATCTTATCAGGATAAGAATGCCATTGTTGAGCTTTATACAAAG GTGTTCAAGAAAATGTTCAAACACTTTACCCAGATGCAAGCAATACAAGAACAG GTAAACTCAGCCAAATCCATTGAAAAGGACTTTAAGGCTTTAAAGGCTAAACTGAGTGAAGAGGGAATGCTGGATAAGTCACTTGAGGCTAAATTGGTGGAACGACAAGGCAAAG TTGAACAGTTGGATGAATTAAGAAAGCAGTTGGAGAAGGAAAGAGATCTAAAATGCGAGGAGGCTACCAAAGAGTTCAATAATACGAAGTTGGAGGTAGAATCTAGGAGACGTGATCTAGAAGCTAGACAAAGGAATGTTGAAGCTGTGGTTGTTGAG GTGGATGCTATAAATTCAAGGGCTAATTCAGTGAAAGAATCTGGAGCAGCTAAAGTGCAGgagttaattaaaaaatctgaGGAGATTGTGAAAGAG TTTCACCACTACGCAAAATCCATTGAGGTCTTGCTGCCAACAATAGAAGCGGAATCAAATTTTGATTGA
- the LOC109006976 gene encoding coatomer subunit delta-like, with the protein MVVLAASIVSKSGKVLVSRQFVDMSRIRIEGLLAAFPKLVGTGKQHTYVETENVRYVYQPIEALYLLLVTNKQSNILEDLETLRLLSKLVPEYSFSLDEEGICKTAFELIFAFDEVISLGHNENVTVAQVKQYCEMESHEEKLHKLVLQSKINETKDIMKRKASEIDKSKIERNRGDKGGFMSLQSMGSGRIESSFSDMSISGGGGGFGSGSGFGLSTDVESFSSKSKGRPPSSATAPPKGLGMQLGKSQRTNQFLESLKAEGEVIVEDVQLKAGQSRAAAPPPTDPITLTVEEKLNVTLKRDGGVSNFDVQGTLLLQILNEEDSHIQVQVETGGNPGILFKTHPNMNKELFSNENILGLKDPNRPFPTGQGGDAAGVGLLKWRMQTTDESMVPLTINCWPSVSGNETYVSIEYEASSMFDLQNVVISVPLPALREAPSVRQIDGEWRYDSRNSVLEWSILFIDNSNRSGSLEFVVPPADSSVFFPISVRFSATNTFSDLKVVNVIPLKGGAPPKYSQRTQLITENYQVV; encoded by the exons ATG GTTGTTCTTGCTGCTTCCATTGTGAGCAAGTCTGGGAAAG TGCTTGTTTCGAGGCAGTTTGTGGATATGTCTCGTATAAGAATTGAAGGTCTTCTTGCAGCTTTTCCCAAGTTGGTAGGAACTGGAAAACAACACACTTATGTTGAGACAGAAAATGTGCGCTATGTTTACCAGCCAATTGAAGCTTTGTACTTGCTGCTTGTCACAAACAAACAGAGCAACATCCTTGAAGATTTGGAAACTTTGAGGCTTCTCTCTAAGCTT GTACCTGAATATTCTTTTTCTCTAGATGAAGAGGGTATTTGCAAGACCGCTTTTGAGCTGATTTTTGCTTTTGACGAAGTCATCTCTCTTGGGCACAACGAAAATGTAACTGTTGCACAGGTTAAGCAGTACTGTGAGATGGAGAGTCATGAAGAGAAGCTACACAAGCTGGTATTACAGagcaaaatcaatgaaaccAAGGATATTATGAAGCGCAAAGCTAGTGAGATTGACAAAAGCAAG ATTGAAAGGAACAGAGGTGATAAAGGAGGGTTTATGTCTTTACAGTCAATGGGCTCTGGAAGAATTGAGAGTAGCTTTAGTGACATGAGCATATCTGGTGGTGGAGGCGGTTTTGGAAGTGGTTCTGGCTTTGGACTAAGCACTGATGTTGAATCCTTTTCTAGCAAGTCAAAAG GTCGTCCACCTTCATCTGCCACTGCCCCTCCAAAAGGTCTTGGCATGCAGCTTGGTAAATCTCAAAGGACAAACCAGTTCTTGGAATCATTGAAAGCAGAAGGTGAAGTAATTGTTGAGGATGTGCAGCTTAAAGCTGGCCAGTCCAGAGCAGCTGCTCCACCGCCAACTGATCCCATCACGTTGACCGTTGAGGAGAAACTCAATGTGACGCTGAAACGAGATGGTGGAGTTAGTAACTTTGATGTTCAAGGAACATTGTTACTTCAAATTCTTAATGAAGAAGATTCACATATCCAAGTTCAG GTTGAAACTGGTGGGAATCCGGGCATCCTTTTCAAGACACACCCTAACATGAACaaagaattattttctaatgAAAATATTCTAGGCCTTAAGGACCCAAATAGGCCTTTTCCCACTGGTCAGGGTGGTGATGCAGCTGGTGTTGGTTTGTTGAAGTGGAGAATGCAAACTACAGATGAGTCAATGGTTCCATTGACAA TCAACTGCTGGCCCTCTGTTTCTGGAAATGAAACTTATGTCAGCATTGAATATGAAGCTTCATCAATGTTTGATCTACAAAACGTCGTGATCTCGGTACCTCTTCCAGCTCTTCGAGAGGCACCAAGTGTTAGGCAGATTGATGGGGAGTGGAG ATATGATTCAAGGAATTCTGTTTTGGAGTGGTCCATTCTTTTTATTGACAATTCAAACCGCAG TGGATCGTTAGAGTTTGTTGTTCCCCCGGCAGACTCATCTGTATTTTTCCCCATTTCTGTGCGTTTCTCAGCTACTAACACATTCAGTGACCTAAAG GTTGTAAATGTCATACCTCTAAAGGGTGGAGCCCCTCCCAAGTACTCCCAGAGAACACAGTTGATCACAGAGAATTACCAAGTGGTGTGA